The Pseudonocardia sp. HH130630-07 DNA window CCTTCATGATCTCGGTCGTGCCGCCGTAGATGCGGGTGATCCGGGCGTCGGCGTAGGCCTTGGAGATCGGGTACTCGCTCATGTAGCCGTAGCCGCCGTGCAGCTGCAGGCACCGGTCGACGACCCGGCCCTGCAGCTCGGTGCACCAGTACTTCGCCTTCGACGCGTCCACCGCGGTCAGCTCACCGGCGTTCAGCGCCCGCACGCAGTCGTCGACGTAGTGCTCGGCGATGTCGATCTCGGTGTCCAGCTCGGCCAGCACGAACTTCGAGTTCTGGAACGAGCCGACCGGCGACCCGAACGCCTTGCGCTCCTTGACGTACTCCAGCGTCCGGGTGAGTGCCGTGCGGGCCGCGGCGACGCCGGCGACGGCGATCGACAGCCGTTCCTGGGGCAGGTTGGTGACGAGCTGGGCGAAGCCCTTCCCCTCGTCCGGGCCGAGGAGGTTCTCCACCGGCACCCGCACGTCGGTGAAGGACAGCTCGGCGGTGTCCTGTGCGTGCTGGCCCAGCTTGTCCAGGTTCCGGCCGCGCTCGAAGCCCGCCATCCCGCGCTCGAGCACCAGCAGGCTCATGCCCTTGTGCTTCTGCGACGGGTCGGTCTTCACCGCGACGACCATCAGGTCGGCGTTGATGCCGTTGGTGATGAACGTCTTCGCCCCGTTGACCACGTAGTGGTCGCCCTCGCGGACCGCGGTCGTCGACATCGAGGCGAGGTCCGAGCCGATGCCCGGCTCGGTCATCGCGATGCCGAGGATCTTCTCGCCGCTCACGACACCCGGGAGCCAGCGCTGCTTCTGCTCCTCGGTGCAGTACGCGAGCAGGTAGGGCAGCACGATGTCGTTGTGCAGGGTCAGGCCCAGCCCGGACGCCGCCGCGCCCGACCGCATGAGCTCCTCGGAGATGACGGCGTTGAACCGGAAGTCCGGTACGCCGCCCCCGCCGTAGGTCTCGGGCACGTCGATGCCCAGGAAGCCGTTCGCACCCGCGGTGGTGAACAGCTCGCGCGAGACGATGCCGTCGCGCTCCCACTGCTCCTCGTGGGGCACGATCTCCTGGGTCACGAAGGCCCGGAAGGCGGACCGGAAGTCCTCGTGGTCGGCCTCGTACAGCGTGCGCCTCATCGGGGCTGCATCCGGATCGCGCCGTCGAGGCGGATCGTCTCGCCGTTGAGCATCGGGTTCTCGACGATGTGGGCGGCCAGCTTCGCGTACTCGGCGGGCTGCCCCAGCCGCGACGGGTGCGG harbors:
- a CDS encoding acyl-CoA dehydrogenase family protein — protein: MRRTLYEADHEDFRSAFRAFVTQEIVPHEEQWERDGIVSRELFTTAGANGFLGIDVPETYGGGGVPDFRFNAVISEELMRSGAAASGLGLTLHNDIVLPYLLAYCTEEQKQRWLPGVVSGEKILGIAMTEPGIGSDLASMSTTAVREGDHYVVNGAKTFITNGINADLMVVAVKTDPSQKHKGMSLLVLERGMAGFERGRNLDKLGQHAQDTAELSFTDVRVPVENLLGPDEGKGFAQLVTNLPQERLSIAVAGVAAARTALTRTLEYVKERKAFGSPVGSFQNSKFVLAELDTEIDIAEHYVDDCVRALNAGELTAVDASKAKYWCTELQGRVVDRCLQLHGGYGYMSEYPISKAYADARITRIYGGTTEIMKEVIGRGLGL